A single window of Culicoides brevitarsis isolate CSIRO-B50_1 chromosome 3, AGI_CSIRO_Cbre_v1, whole genome shotgun sequence DNA harbors:
- the LOC134833962 gene encoding uncharacterized protein LOC134833962, translating into MTKYEVESVDLLSKERANPVIVNFQNATPLQDDHEVQYVVDKDKNPGLFLQYEGKVDTSYYGRIGENYPKDLVNTFIAIRNRDTNKIRFVEVEQCSVMSEHHVMPTVLSDTQPIDVRSLLYKNFGSKSAARAMDKKEKTEFNVDVLKDKLDTSVLDVDDSVLLDESTLVDEDIRPPQNKDATKIADVYKVEEIIPKKILANLEKPALTLFETKPLHMPITLPFLLNCIKEVQMSKEPDSDENIKKLKICLYLDALGNVLNTKSKFMSKIEISKLSEQLSKHIKETFTNDMRHDIRNRFTEQKAICYYLVLACLLSKNLEVNVENATEGLNLSKVELAKYVSYIGATYKTKSGLIQIKLPRDLPPPGSFKKFGKKKR; encoded by the exons atgacaaaatatGAAGTAGAAAGTGTGGATTTGCTCTCAAAGGAACGTGCAAATCCCGTAATAG tgaattttcaaaatgctaCTCCACTTCAAGACGACCACGAAGTACAATATGTCGTTGACAAAGACAAAAATCCCGGATTATTTCTGCAATATGAGGGAAAAGTCGATACGAGTTACTACGGACGCATTGGCGAAAATTATCCAAAGGATCTCGTCAACACCTTCATTGCTATTCGGAATCGAGACACCAACAAAATTCGATTTGTCGAAGTGGAACAATGTTCCGTGATGTCGGAGCACCATGTCATGCCCACTGTGCTGAGTGACACGCAACCAATTGATGTCCGCAGCTTGCTGTACAAGAATTTCGGCAGCAAAAGTGCCGCTCGTGCCATGGATAAGAAGGAAAAAACCGAGTTCAATGTGGATGTTTTGAAAGATAAATTGGACACATCTGTGTTGGATGTCGACGATAGTGTCTTGCTAGATGAATCGACGCTCGTTGACGAAGATATTCGACCACCACAAAATAAGGACGCCACAAAAATAGCAGATGTCTACAAAGTCGAAGAGATTATTCCGAAAAAGATTTTGGCAAACTTGGAAAAGCCAGCGTTGACCTTATTTGAGACAAAACCCTTGCATATGCCAATTACACTACCGTTCTTGTTGAACTGTATCAAAGAAGTTCAAATGTCCAAAGAGCCCGATAGTgatgaaaacattaaaaaattaaaaatttgcttgtaTCTGGATGCCTTGGGAAATGTTTTAAACaccaaatcaaaatttatgtcaaaaattgagatttccAAGCTTTCGGAACAGCTATCAAAGCACATCAAAGAGACTTTTACGAATGATATGCGACATGa tattcgCAATCGCTTTACCGAGCAAAAAgcaatttgttattatttggtGCTGGCCTGTTTGTTATCCAAAAACCTCGAAGTGAATGTAGAAAATGCCACCGAAGGCCTCAACTTATCGAAAGTGGAACTGGCAAAATATGTTTCGTACATTGGAGCGACGTACAAAACAAAATCCGGCTTGATCCAAATTAAACTACCAAGAGACCTTCCGCCTCCCGGTTCTTTCAAGAAGTTTGGAAAGAAAAAGCGTTAA